A window of Azospirillum lipoferum 4B contains these coding sequences:
- a CDS encoding NADH-quinone oxidoreductase subunit C, translated as MTADRNPRRLADALQAIPGVRSVVERDGALWADAPLLEVEAMAAAMAELGIRLGTVTAIPHAGDAESTVIYHYIDEHRVINVKTCTRNGALASLAPTVRAASWAEREIRDLFAVEFPGHPNPVPLIRPDGIDTATLREAMCRPAEVARKPVSPLATNPARS; from the coding sequence ATGACCGCTGACCGCAATCCCCGCCGGCTTGCCGATGCGCTGCAGGCCATCCCCGGCGTCCGCAGCGTCGTCGAGCGCGACGGCGCCCTGTGGGCCGATGCCCCGCTGCTGGAGGTGGAGGCGATGGCCGCCGCCATGGCGGAGCTCGGCATCCGGCTCGGCACCGTCACCGCCATCCCGCATGCCGGGGACGCCGAATCGACGGTGATCTACCACTACATCGACGAGCATCGCGTCATCAACGTGAAGACCTGCACCCGCAACGGCGCGCTCGCGTCGCTGGCGCCGACCGTCCGCGCGGCGTCCTGGGCGGAGCGGGAAATCCGCGACCTGTTCGCGGTGGAGTTTCCCGGCCATCCCAACCCGGTGCCGCTGATCCGGCCCGACGGCATCGACACAGCCACCCTGCGCGAAGCGATGTGCCGCCCGGCGGAGGTCGCGCGCAAGCCCGTTTCGCCGCTCGCGACCAACCCGGCCCGTTCCTAG
- a CDS encoding hydrogenase large subunit, whose protein sequence is MPYSFPLGPYHPALEEPFKVKVQCRGEVIDSATVEVGFSFRGIELLAQKRNWVEVITLIERVCGICSNTHAMTFCMAAETIAGIEIPKRAAHIRTIIAELERLHSHLLWAGVGAEDIGFHSLFMEVFTLRELVMDTLEAISGNRVNYGMNCIGGVLRDIPDPKRYLPALDTLSKGLAEIVIPTFTENPTALARTRGVGRLTREQAVEWAVVGPVARASGLDIDVRKDQPYLSYADLGFESIVRPEGDVLARVVVRALEMVESIRLIREALLSLPAGPLRATQGLPEIPTGEATIRTEAPRGEAFYYVASEGGATPARVKIRTPSFVNIPAIEAMVAGQPLADLSIIQASVDPCISCTDR, encoded by the coding sequence ATGCCCTACAGCTTTCCGCTCGGCCCCTATCACCCGGCGCTGGAGGAACCCTTCAAGGTCAAGGTCCAGTGCCGCGGCGAAGTCATCGACAGCGCCACCGTCGAGGTCGGCTTCAGCTTCCGCGGCATCGAGCTGCTGGCGCAGAAGCGCAATTGGGTCGAGGTCATCACCCTGATCGAGCGTGTCTGCGGCATCTGTTCCAACACCCATGCCATGACCTTCTGCATGGCGGCGGAGACCATCGCCGGGATCGAGATACCCAAGCGCGCCGCCCACATCCGCACCATCATCGCCGAGCTGGAGCGGTTGCACTCCCATCTGCTGTGGGCCGGGGTGGGGGCGGAGGACATCGGCTTCCATTCCCTGTTCATGGAGGTGTTCACGCTTCGCGAGCTGGTGATGGACACGCTGGAGGCGATCAGCGGCAACCGGGTCAATTACGGCATGAACTGCATCGGCGGCGTCCTTCGCGACATCCCCGATCCCAAGCGGTATCTGCCGGCGCTCGACACCCTGTCGAAGGGGCTGGCGGAGATCGTCATCCCGACCTTCACCGAGAACCCGACGGCGCTCGCCCGCACCCGCGGCGTCGGCCGGCTGACGCGGGAGCAGGCGGTGGAATGGGCGGTGGTCGGTCCGGTCGCCCGCGCCTCCGGCCTCGACATCGACGTGCGCAAGGACCAGCCCTATCTGTCCTATGCCGATCTCGGCTTCGAAAGCATCGTCCGGCCGGAGGGCGACGTGCTGGCCCGTGTGGTGGTGCGGGCGCTGGAGATGGTGGAGAGCATCCGCCTGATCCGCGAGGCGCTGCTGTCCCTGCCGGCCGGGCCTTTGCGGGCGACGCAGGGATTGCCGGAGATTCCCACCGGCGAGGCCACCATCCGCACCGAGGCGCCGCGCGGCGAGGCCTTCTACTATGTTGCGTCGGAAGGCGGGGCCACCCCGGCGCGGGTGAAGATCCGGACGCCGTCCTTCGTGAACATTCCGGCCATCGAGGCGATGGTGGCGGGACAGCCGCTGGCCGACCTGTCGATCATCCAGGCCTCCGTCGATCCTTGCATTTCCTGCACCGACAGGTAG